The following are encoded together in the Nocardioides okcheonensis genome:
- a CDS encoding DUF4229 domain-containing protein: MKEFVVYTALRIVLFLASFGVVLGVMALVFDGQVQLFWAVVLAFLISGIASFFVLDRQREAFARRVEARAAKASAAFEERKAREDQD; this comes from the coding sequence GTGAAGGAGTTCGTCGTCTACACCGCCTTGCGGATCGTGCTGTTCCTCGCCTCGTTCGGCGTGGTGCTCGGCGTGATGGCGCTGGTCTTCGACGGCCAGGTCCAGCTGTTCTGGGCCGTCGTGCTGGCGTTCCTGATCTCCGGCATCGCGTCCTTCTTCGTCCTCGACCGCCAGCGCGAGGCGTTCGCCCGCCGCGTCGAGGCGCGCGCCGCGAAGGCGTCCGCCGCCTTCGAGGAGCGCAAGGCCCGCGAGGACCAGGACTGA
- the ccsB gene encoding c-type cytochrome biogenesis protein CcsB: MTDLQWETLSNQGVAAAGVVYFLALLAYAVQWATLRDVPVREAQRVGAGVGAAGPEPHDTVVADQDVVRSAERSDMFERLGLLLTGVAALAHLVALVGRGMAADPNRVPWGNMYEFTLSGTFVVVALFLATTRRWRLSWLGPVVVGFVLCVLLADVLWLYEPVAPLTEALESYWLVIHVVAAVIATGAFTLGAITSALYLLKARSTKETGYLARLPELPALDRISYRMHAFGFPVWTFGVLISGPIWAHQAWSSYWSWDPKEVWAFITWVVYAAYLHARATAGWRGRNAALLALVGAATLWFNFIGINFFSTSSQHSYANGAEVERSVVLRVATAPVETP, translated from the coding sequence GTGACCGACCTGCAGTGGGAGACGCTCAGCAACCAGGGCGTGGCCGCGGCCGGAGTCGTCTACTTCCTGGCGCTCCTCGCCTACGCCGTCCAGTGGGCGACGCTGCGCGACGTGCCCGTGCGCGAGGCGCAGCGGGTGGGTGCCGGCGTCGGCGCCGCCGGCCCCGAGCCGCACGACACCGTGGTCGCCGACCAGGACGTGGTGCGCAGCGCCGAGCGCTCCGACATGTTCGAGCGGCTCGGCCTCCTGCTCACCGGCGTCGCCGCGCTCGCCCACCTCGTCGCCCTCGTCGGGCGCGGCATGGCCGCCGACCCCAACCGGGTGCCGTGGGGCAACATGTACGAGTTCACCCTCAGCGGCACGTTCGTCGTGGTCGCGCTGTTCCTGGCCACCACCCGCCGCTGGCGGCTGTCGTGGCTCGGCCCGGTCGTCGTGGGCTTCGTGCTGTGCGTGCTGCTGGCCGACGTGCTGTGGCTCTACGAGCCCGTCGCCCCGCTCACCGAGGCGCTGGAGTCCTACTGGCTGGTGATCCACGTGGTCGCCGCCGTGATCGCGACCGGCGCCTTCACCCTCGGCGCGATCACCTCGGCGCTCTACCTCCTCAAGGCCCGCTCGACCAAGGAGACCGGCTACCTCGCGCGCCTCCCCGAGCTGCCCGCCCTGGACCGCATCTCCTACCGGATGCACGCCTTCGGCTTCCCGGTGTGGACCTTCGGCGTGCTGATCTCCGGTCCGATCTGGGCCCACCAGGCCTGGTCGTCGTACTGGAGCTGGGACCCGAAGGAGGTCTGGGCGTTCATCACGTGGGTGGTCTACGCGGCCTACCTGCACGCCCGCGCGACGGCCGGGTGGCGCGGCCGCAACGCCGCCCTGCTGGCCCTGGTCGGTGCCGCGACGCTGTGGTTCAACTTCATCGGCATCAACTTCTTCAGCACCAGCAGCCAGCACTCGTACGCCAACGGCGCCGAGGTCGAGCGGTCAGTCGTCCTCCGGGTCGCGACGGCGCCGGTCGAGACCCCGTAG
- the hemL gene encoding glutamate-1-semialdehyde 2,1-aminomutase: protein MTTATTRPTTAASAALFERARAVTPGGVNSPVRAFTAVGGTPRFITSASGAWLTDADGHQYVDLICSWGPMLLGHAHPEVQAAVVSAVGRGTSYGTPTEPEVELAEEIVARTPVERVRFVSSGTEATMSAIRLARGATGRDLVVKFAGCYHGHVDPLLAEAGSGVATLAVPGTSGVPASSAGETLVLPYNDRDAVRAAFEAHGPRIACLITEATPGNMGVVPPEPGFNAFLAETCRAHGALFVSDEVMTGFRATAQGGYGLDGAAEGWVPDLMTFGKVMGGGFPAAAFGGRADLMAHLAPEGRVYQAGTLSGNPVATTAGLATLRLATPEVYDHLDATARTIREAASDALTAASVPHAVQTAGTMFSVFFREGPVRDFAEASTQDTAAYAAFFHAMLDRGVYLPPSAYEAWFVSAAHDERAVTTVLDALPAAAAAAAAAGGR, encoded by the coding sequence GTGACCACCGCGACGACACGTCCCACGACCGCGGCCAGCGCAGCCCTCTTCGAGCGCGCGCGAGCCGTCACCCCGGGAGGCGTCAACTCACCCGTCCGGGCCTTCACCGCGGTCGGCGGCACGCCCCGCTTCATCACCTCGGCCAGCGGCGCCTGGCTGACCGACGCCGACGGGCACCAGTACGTCGACCTGATCTGCTCGTGGGGCCCGATGCTGCTCGGCCACGCGCACCCCGAGGTGCAGGCGGCGGTGGTGTCCGCGGTCGGGCGCGGCACCTCGTACGGCACGCCCACCGAGCCCGAGGTCGAGCTCGCCGAGGAGATCGTCGCCCGCACGCCGGTCGAGCGGGTCCGCTTCGTCTCCTCCGGCACCGAGGCGACGATGTCCGCGATCCGCCTCGCGCGCGGCGCCACGGGCCGCGACCTGGTCGTGAAGTTCGCCGGCTGCTACCACGGCCACGTCGACCCGCTGCTCGCCGAGGCCGGGTCGGGCGTCGCGACGCTCGCCGTCCCCGGGACGAGCGGGGTGCCCGCGAGCTCCGCCGGCGAGACCCTGGTCCTGCCCTACAACGACCGCGACGCCGTCCGCGCCGCGTTCGAGGCGCACGGCCCGCGGATCGCCTGCCTGATCACCGAGGCCACGCCCGGCAACATGGGCGTGGTCCCGCCGGAGCCCGGCTTCAACGCCTTCCTCGCCGAGACCTGCCGCGCCCACGGTGCGCTGTTCGTCAGCGACGAGGTGATGACCGGCTTCCGCGCCACCGCGCAGGGCGGCTACGGCCTCGACGGCGCCGCCGAGGGCTGGGTGCCCGACCTGATGACCTTCGGCAAGGTGATGGGCGGCGGCTTCCCGGCGGCGGCGTTCGGCGGTCGCGCGGACCTGATGGCCCACCTCGCCCCCGAGGGCCGGGTCTACCAGGCCGGCACGCTGTCCGGGAACCCGGTGGCGACCACCGCCGGCCTGGCCACGCTGCGCCTCGCGACGCCGGAGGTCTACGACCACCTCGACGCCACCGCGCGCACCATCCGCGAGGCCGCCTCCGACGCGCTCACCGCCGCCTCCGTGCCGCACGCCGTGCAGACCGCCGGGACCATGTTCTCGGTGTTCTTCCGCGAGGGCCCGGTGCGCGACTTCGCCGAGGCGTCCACGCAGGACACGGCCGCCTACGCGGCGTTCTTCCACGCGATGCTCGACCGGGGCGTCTACCTCCCGCCGTCGGCGTACGAGGCGTGGTTCGTCTCCGCCGCCCACGACGAGCGGGCCGTCACGACGGTGCTCGACGCCCTCCCGGCCGCTGCCGCGGCCGCCGCCGCGGCAGGAGGTCGCTGA
- a CDS encoding GNAT family N-acetyltransferase, translating to MDYQHATLDFSDDSEQAKARRRGWITAVLRGFREESPGDELIEKWVTHYRADAVTVRGAWLPEGEFAAGPMPVATYASFDKTLNAGRGLVPLRMITDVTTSASHRRRGLLRRMIEDDLADAVAHDVPVAALTASEATIYGRWGFGPATFNTVVELDTTPGFSLRSFDDPGRVEVLEPADAWPHVRTVFDAFHARQRGSVEWPVQYGDIHSGAFDYDAGGPNRKIRTAVHLAADRTVDGFAVFKHGEDYSLVVQEMIALTPQAQLGLWDFLARTDRVKKVTFNLAHPDDPLRWALDDLGRLAVTGQRHFLWLRLLDVPRALAARPWASDGAVVLEVEDAQGWAAGRFEVTARGGVATVTRTEADPDVVLDAETLGALYLSGVEVGAMRRAGRVAGSDDAVARWAAMADLADPPYCLTGF from the coding sequence GTGGACTACCAGCACGCGACCCTCGACTTCTCCGACGACTCCGAGCAGGCGAAGGCCCGCCGTCGCGGCTGGATTACCGCGGTGCTGCGCGGATTCCGCGAGGAGAGCCCCGGGGACGAGCTCATCGAGAAGTGGGTGACCCACTACCGCGCCGACGCGGTCACGGTGCGCGGCGCCTGGCTCCCCGAGGGTGAGTTCGCCGCCGGCCCGATGCCCGTCGCGACCTATGCCAGCTTCGACAAGACCCTCAACGCCGGCCGCGGGCTGGTGCCGCTGCGGATGATCACCGACGTCACGACCAGCGCCAGCCACCGCCGCCGCGGGCTGCTGCGCCGGATGATCGAGGACGACCTCGCCGACGCCGTGGCCCACGACGTGCCGGTGGCGGCGCTGACCGCGTCGGAGGCCACGATCTACGGGCGCTGGGGCTTCGGCCCCGCCACGTTCAACACGGTCGTCGAGCTCGACACGACGCCCGGCTTCTCGCTGCGCTCCTTCGACGACCCGGGGCGCGTCGAGGTGCTCGAACCCGCCGACGCGTGGCCGCACGTCCGGACCGTCTTCGACGCCTTCCACGCCCGCCAGCGCGGCTCGGTGGAGTGGCCGGTGCAGTACGGCGACATCCACAGCGGCGCCTTCGACTACGACGCCGGCGGACCGAACCGCAAGATCCGCACCGCCGTCCACCTCGCGGCCGACCGGACGGTCGACGGGTTCGCGGTGTTCAAGCACGGGGAGGACTACTCCCTCGTCGTGCAGGAGATGATCGCGCTCACGCCGCAGGCCCAGCTCGGGCTCTGGGACTTCCTGGCCCGGACGGACCGGGTCAAGAAGGTCACCTTCAACCTGGCCCACCCCGACGACCCGCTGCGGTGGGCACTGGACGACCTCGGCCGGCTCGCGGTGACCGGACAGCGCCACTTCCTGTGGCTGCGCCTCCTCGACGTGCCCCGTGCCCTCGCGGCGCGCCCCTGGGCGAGCGACGGCGCGGTCGTGCTGGAGGTCGAGGACGCCCAGGGATGGGCGGCGGGACGGTTCGAGGTCACCGCTCGCGGCGGCGTCGCGACGGTCACCCGCACGGAAGCCGACCCCGACGTCGTGCTCGACGCCGAGACGCTCGGCGCGCTCTACCTCAGCGGCGTCGAGGTCGGTGCGATGCGACGGGCGGGCCGGGTCGCGGGCTCCGACGACGCGGTCGCCCGCTGGGCGGCCATGGCCGACCTCGCGGACCCGCCGTACTGCCTCACCGGGTTCTGA
- a CDS encoding 1,4-dihydroxy-2-naphthoate polyprenyltransferase has translation MTSSADWIAGARPRTLPAAVAPVLAGTGVAAHADAAVWWKAALALVVSLALQVGVNYANDYSDGIRGTDADRVGPMRLVGSGAATPGAVKTAAFAAFGVAALAGLVLAATTSWWLVAVGAVCVVAAWYYTGGERPYGYLGLGEVMVFVFFGLVAVIGTTYVQTQAWEWAALYAGIGIGALACAILVANNLRDIPTDTVAGKRTLAVRLGDERTRYLYAFLVLVAAAAVVAVAAATTWWALVGLGFLARAAAPTRAVLQGASGPALIPVLGGTGASELLWSVLVAAPLLLA, from the coding sequence GTGACCTCCTCCGCTGACTGGATCGCCGGTGCCCGGCCGCGCACCCTGCCCGCCGCCGTCGCGCCCGTCCTCGCCGGCACCGGCGTCGCGGCGCACGCCGACGCCGCCGTGTGGTGGAAGGCCGCCCTGGCCCTGGTGGTGAGCCTGGCCCTCCAGGTCGGGGTCAACTACGCCAACGACTACTCCGACGGCATCCGCGGCACCGACGCCGACCGGGTCGGTCCGATGCGGCTGGTCGGCTCGGGCGCGGCCACGCCCGGCGCCGTGAAGACGGCCGCGTTCGCGGCGTTCGGCGTCGCGGCGCTCGCCGGCCTGGTGCTCGCCGCCACCACCTCCTGGTGGCTGGTCGCGGTGGGTGCGGTCTGCGTCGTGGCGGCCTGGTACTACACCGGTGGCGAGCGGCCCTACGGCTACCTCGGCCTCGGAGAGGTCATGGTCTTCGTGTTCTTCGGGCTGGTCGCGGTCATCGGCACCACGTACGTCCAGACGCAGGCCTGGGAGTGGGCCGCCCTCTATGCCGGGATCGGCATCGGCGCCCTCGCGTGCGCGATCCTGGTGGCCAACAACCTGCGCGACATCCCCACCGACACCGTCGCCGGCAAGCGCACCCTCGCAGTCCGGCTGGGCGACGAGCGCACCCGCTACCTCTACGCCTTCCTCGTCCTCGTGGCCGCCGCGGCGGTCGTCGCGGTCGCCGCGGCTACGACGTGGTGGGCGCTGGTCGGCCTGGGCTTCCTCGCCCGCGCCGCCGCCCCGACCCGCGCGGTGCTGCAGGGCGCGAGCGGTCCGGCGCTGATCCCCGTGCTGGGCGGCACGGGCGCCAGCGAGCTGCTGTGGTCGGTGCTCGTGGCCGCTCCCCTGCTGCTCGCCTGA
- a CDS encoding histidine phosphatase family protein, whose amino-acid sequence MGTQTIVHLLRHGEVHNPRGVLYGRMDGFHLSDLGRRMAQRIADSIGDRDIVHVRTSPLERARETGAPLAAVLGLEPVVDTRVIESGSKFQGVNFGAGAKTFLKNPGLLRHMYNPMKPSWGEPYDEIAGRMLAAVHDARDVAAGHEAVVVSHQLPIWTTRLFLEKRSYLHHPRTRQCTLCSLTSIVFDDERVVQVRYSEPAGDLIPVGDRSAPFSSGGAAQEDRS is encoded by the coding sequence GTGGGGACCCAGACGATCGTCCACCTGCTGCGCCACGGCGAGGTGCACAACCCGCGGGGCGTGCTCTACGGCCGGATGGACGGCTTCCACCTCTCCGACCTCGGCCGGCGGATGGCCCAGCGCATCGCCGACTCGATCGGCGACCGCGACATCGTGCACGTGCGCACCTCGCCCCTCGAGCGGGCGCGCGAGACCGGTGCGCCGCTGGCCGCCGTGCTCGGCCTCGAGCCGGTCGTCGACACCCGCGTGATCGAGTCGGGCAGCAAGTTCCAGGGCGTCAACTTCGGGGCGGGCGCGAAGACGTTCCTCAAGAACCCGGGCCTGCTGCGCCACATGTACAACCCGATGAAGCCGTCGTGGGGGGAGCCCTACGACGAGATCGCGGGCCGGATGCTGGCGGCCGTCCACGACGCACGCGACGTCGCGGCGGGCCACGAGGCCGTGGTGGTGTCGCACCAGCTGCCGATCTGGACGACCCGCCTGTTCCTGGAGAAGCGCAGCTACCTGCACCACCCCCGGACCCGCCAGTGCACGCTCTGCTCGCTGACCAGCATCGTCTTCGACGACGAGCGCGTGGTGCAGGTGCGCTACTCCGAGCCCGCCGGCGACCTGATCCCGGTCGGCGACCGCTCCGCCCCGTTCTCCTCCGGCGGCGCCGCACAGGAGGACCGGTCCTGA
- a CDS encoding MFS transporter, protein MLTALKNYATPPSTLARRLSVQSLLFASGDGTFLAGSAVFFTLVVGLSLGQVGIGLTIAAIASFVVAVPMGKLVDHFGPKRMWTLSAAVQGLLFLAWPFIDSFPEYVALAVAMEVAGTLGGAAHGAYVIDILPPSERVESRAYLYSALNVGFSIGAFLGAGAIAFGTEALRWAPLLSAVLFLLNSAAIPRLPDATHDVRSSEPRVKPEGIPAIRNRSWIAVTFFTGVMWTNQVLLHTVIPVWLVTETDAPKVLVAVLFGTNTVMCIVLPRLASRGIRNVETALRAVRLSTLFFVLTCVVTLATHETTGWLTIVLFFVGHVVLTWAELFLSASGWTLEAELMDPRRRGDYQGVSELGGTLGRFWAPAAYGFLAMEWGAFGWLTIAVIVVLAATGLHASAHSGRRWLEKHVPADVLADARADGPAPAEVAPAGPPTMLEPGAPLPESTGDLLR, encoded by the coding sequence ATGCTCACCGCCCTGAAGAACTACGCCACGCCCCCGTCGACCCTTGCCCGTCGGCTGTCGGTGCAGTCCCTGCTGTTCGCCTCCGGTGACGGCACGTTCCTGGCCGGGTCGGCCGTCTTCTTCACCCTGGTGGTGGGCCTCTCGCTGGGGCAGGTGGGCATCGGACTCACGATCGCCGCGATCGCCAGCTTCGTCGTCGCGGTGCCGATGGGCAAGCTGGTCGACCACTTCGGCCCCAAGCGGATGTGGACGCTCTCCGCCGCTGTCCAGGGGCTGCTGTTCCTGGCGTGGCCGTTCATCGACAGCTTCCCGGAGTACGTCGCGCTGGCGGTCGCGATGGAGGTGGCAGGCACCCTCGGCGGCGCCGCCCACGGCGCCTACGTCATCGACATCCTGCCGCCGTCCGAGCGGGTCGAGTCGCGGGCCTACCTCTACTCGGCGCTCAACGTCGGCTTCAGCATCGGCGCCTTCCTGGGGGCCGGCGCGATCGCGTTCGGCACCGAGGCCCTGCGTTGGGCACCCCTGCTGAGCGCGGTGCTCTTCCTGCTCAACAGCGCGGCCATCCCGCGGCTCCCGGACGCCACCCACGACGTCCGCAGCAGCGAGCCCCGCGTGAAGCCCGAGGGCATCCCGGCGATCCGCAACCGCAGCTGGATCGCGGTCACCTTCTTCACCGGCGTCATGTGGACCAACCAGGTGCTGCTGCACACCGTCATCCCGGTCTGGCTGGTCACCGAGACCGACGCCCCGAAGGTGCTCGTCGCGGTCCTCTTCGGCACCAACACCGTGATGTGCATCGTGCTGCCGCGGCTGGCCTCGCGCGGCATCCGCAACGTCGAGACCGCCCTGCGCGCGGTCCGGCTCTCCACGCTCTTCTTCGTCCTGACGTGCGTGGTCACGCTCGCCACGCACGAGACCACCGGCTGGCTGACCATCGTGCTGTTCTTCGTCGGCCACGTCGTGCTCACCTGGGCCGAGCTGTTCCTCTCCGCGTCCGGCTGGACCCTCGAGGCCGAGCTGATGGACCCGCGCCGTCGCGGCGACTACCAGGGCGTGTCCGAGCTGGGCGGCACCCTCGGCAGGTTCTGGGCCCCGGCCGCCTACGGCTTCCTCGCCATGGAGTGGGGTGCGTTCGGCTGGCTGACGATCGCGGTGATCGTGGTCCTCGCCGCGACCGGGCTGCACGCGTCGGCGCACTCGGGCCGGCGCTGGCTCGAGAAGCACGTCCCGGCCGACGTCCTCGCCGACGCCCGGGCCGACGGCCCCGCACCGGCGGAGGTCGCCCCCGCCGGGCCGCCCACGATGCTGGAGCCCGGCGCTCCCCTGCCAGAATCCACCGGTGACCTCCTCCGCTGA
- a CDS encoding cytochrome c biogenesis CcdA family protein, which translates to MSDWFQQTALSGSLVLALPVALVAGLISFFSPCVIPLLPGYLSYATGLSAAELDSARRSRLVTGAVLFVLGFAVVFVIIGSLTGAAGALFTHRDELNVVLGVITIVLGLAFLGVFGVLQRDWRIHKVPAVGLAAAPLLGFLFGVGWTPCVGPTLGVINALSVNEATAGRGALLAAVFALGLGLPFIAAAVAYRRSMRAFAVLRRHQMLLMRLGGAMMILIGLLLVTGWWQRLADSLQGYVVGFTVPV; encoded by the coding sequence ATGAGTGACTGGTTCCAGCAGACGGCGCTGTCGGGGTCGCTGGTCCTCGCCCTCCCGGTCGCGCTGGTGGCCGGCCTGATCTCGTTCTTCAGCCCCTGCGTGATCCCGCTGCTGCCGGGCTACCTGTCCTACGCCACCGGGCTCTCGGCGGCCGAGCTCGACAGCGCCCGGCGCAGCCGGCTGGTCACGGGGGCGGTCCTGTTCGTGCTGGGCTTCGCCGTGGTCTTCGTGATCATCGGCAGCCTCACCGGCGCGGCGGGCGCGCTGTTCACGCACCGCGACGAGCTCAACGTCGTCCTCGGCGTCATCACCATCGTGCTCGGCCTGGCCTTCCTCGGGGTCTTCGGGGTGCTGCAGCGCGACTGGCGCATCCACAAGGTGCCGGCCGTCGGGCTGGCCGCGGCGCCGCTGCTCGGCTTCCTCTTCGGCGTCGGCTGGACCCCCTGCGTCGGCCCGACGCTCGGCGTGATCAACGCGCTCTCGGTCAACGAGGCGACCGCCGGCCGCGGGGCGCTCCTCGCGGCGGTCTTCGCCCTCGGCCTCGGCCTGCCCTTCATCGCCGCCGCGGTCGCCTACCGGCGCTCGATGCGCGCCTTCGCGGTGCTGCGCCGCCACCAGATGCTGCTGATGCGCCTCGGCGGCGCGATGATGATCCTCATCGGGCTGCTGCTCGTCACCGGCTGGTGGCAGCGGCTCGCCGACTCGCTCCAGGGCTACGTCGTCGGATTCACGGTGCCGGTGTGA
- a CDS encoding TlpA family protein disulfide reductase codes for MRRLAVPLVALACLLALAGCSSLSGTGDKGYITGEGVPTEVAIGDRDAPIELTGTDLEGNDVDLADYRGKPVVVNLWWSQCPPCRVEQPDLNEAAAELGDRVSFVGINIRDSSVESARSYVRGFDVPYPSIYSADGTAILPFAGTLTPRSIPSTVVLDADGRVAASVQGRVPTTTTLLDLVEAVLDE; via the coding sequence GTGCGCCGTCTCGCGGTCCCCCTGGTCGCGCTCGCCTGCCTCCTCGCGCTGGCGGGCTGCTCGAGCCTGTCCGGCACCGGCGACAAGGGCTACATCACGGGCGAGGGCGTCCCCACGGAGGTCGCGATCGGCGACCGGGACGCCCCGATCGAGCTCACCGGCACCGACCTCGAGGGCAACGACGTGGACCTCGCCGACTACCGCGGGAAGCCGGTGGTGGTGAACCTGTGGTGGTCGCAGTGCCCGCCCTGCCGCGTCGAGCAGCCCGACCTCAACGAGGCCGCCGCCGAGCTCGGCGACCGGGTCTCCTTCGTCGGCATCAACATCCGCGACTCCTCGGTCGAGTCCGCCCGCTCCTACGTCCGCGGCTTCGACGTGCCCTACCCCTCGATCTACTCCGCCGACGGCACCGCCATCCTGCCCTTCGCCGGCACGCTGACCCCGCGCTCGATCCCGAGCACCGTCGTCCTCGACGCCGACGGCCGGGTCGCGGCGTCGGTGCAGGGGCGGGTGCCGACGACCACCACGCTGCTCGACCTGGTCGAGGCGGTGCTCGATGAGTGA
- a CDS encoding RNA polymerase sigma factor yields the protein MNRRASREDVEALFRQHADEVHAYLHRRAGAAGADLLGEVFVIALRRVDDLPGPDLRRAWLFGTARRLLLAQARNDARRTHAEYERARTHVPEPTTSTDHAAVRAAVASLPDVDRELVRLTEWENLPVNEAAAVVGLRPGTARVRLHRARRRLAAHPALQAYVASLGAPT from the coding sequence ATGAACCGACGCGCGTCCCGGGAGGACGTGGAGGCACTATTTCGGCAGCACGCGGACGAGGTGCACGCCTACCTCCACCGTCGCGCCGGAGCGGCTGGAGCGGACCTCCTCGGCGAGGTCTTCGTCATCGCCCTCCGCCGCGTGGACGACCTCCCCGGGCCGGACCTGCGCCGGGCGTGGCTGTTCGGCACTGCGCGGCGACTCCTGCTGGCGCAGGCGCGGAACGACGCCCGTCGCACGCACGCGGAGTACGAACGCGCCCGTACGCACGTCCCGGAGCCCACGACGTCAACCGATCACGCCGCCGTTCGCGCGGCCGTCGCGTCCCTTCCCGACGTCGACCGGGAGCTGGTGCGGCTCACCGAGTGGGAGAACCTCCCCGTCAACGAGGCTGCCGCGGTCGTCGGCCTGCGCCCGGGCACGGCGCGCGTCCGGCTGCACCGAGCCCGCCGCCGACTCGCCGCACACCCCGCGCTGCAGGCGTACGTCGCGTCACTCGGCGCGCCAACGTAG
- a CDS encoding DUF1801 domain-containing protein translates to MADDWRRDTVDLLRSLVLEAEPDAVEEAKWRKASNPDGVPTFSLDGLICTLETYRDKVKATFARGASLPDPSGVFNASLDAGTRRAIDVREGDEVDREAFVALVRAAVAANRG, encoded by the coding sequence ATGGCCGACGACTGGCGCCGCGACACCGTCGACCTGCTGCGCTCGCTCGTCCTCGAGGCCGAGCCAGACGCGGTCGAGGAGGCGAAGTGGCGCAAGGCCTCCAACCCCGACGGCGTGCCCACCTTCTCCCTCGACGGCCTGATCTGCACGCTCGAGACCTACCGGGACAAGGTCAAGGCGACCTTCGCCCGCGGCGCGTCCCTCCCTGACCCCTCCGGCGTCTTCAACGCCAGCCTCGACGCCGGGACCCGTCGCGCGATCGACGTCCGCGAGGGCGACGAGGTGGACCGCGAGGCGTTCGTCGCGCTGGTGCGCGCGGCCGTGGCGGCCAACCGCGGCTGA
- the resB gene encoding cytochrome c biogenesis protein ResB: MTDLQQRSSDDRQATPMPTEMTARELVRWSWRQLTSMRTALVLLLLLALAAIPGSVIPQENIDSLKVSQWREDHPRLAPIWDRLDLFSVYGSVWFSAIYILLMISLVGCIIPRLFVYARALRARPPKAPRHLMRLPESASYETDEAPDVVLARAAKVIRRRRYRVDLLEGSDSVAAERGHLREAGNLVFHLAVIVVLVGVAVGSLFGYKGGVILLVGKDYGFSNTLTQYDDFAPGSLFDPSVMEPFSFKITDFDVDWITDPESRRVGMARKFVSHLDYRTDADAESQEYDLRVNHPLSIGGTDVFLIGHGYAPVLTVRDGDGNIAQSGPSVFLPTNPQTFESFGVVKAPDAKPTQIGLEGSFYPTFGGARGPDGELIPPVSVFGDSLDPLVSLFVYTGDVGLDDGTGSSVYVLDKAKTTQVMKDDGQPLRLDLRPGDTIELPDGLGSVTFDGLQRWNKIQVSRTPGKMVALTGVVLALLGLLGSLFVRPRRLWVRARRQEDGSTLVEVARLDRSSAGDPENGRDELAAIIAALRQDREVAS; this comes from the coding sequence GTGACCGACCTCCAGCAGCGGTCGTCCGACGACCGCCAGGCGACCCCGATGCCCACGGAGATGACGGCGCGCGAGCTGGTGCGCTGGTCGTGGCGCCAGCTCACCTCGATGCGCACCGCGCTGGTGCTGCTGCTCCTGCTCGCGCTGGCCGCGATCCCCGGGTCGGTGATCCCGCAGGAGAACATCGACTCGCTGAAGGTCTCGCAGTGGCGCGAGGACCACCCGCGGCTGGCGCCCATCTGGGACCGGCTGGACCTCTTCTCGGTCTACGGCTCGGTGTGGTTCTCCGCGATCTACATCCTGCTGATGATCTCGCTGGTCGGGTGCATCATCCCGCGCCTGTTCGTCTACGCGCGTGCGCTGCGGGCGCGCCCGCCGAAGGCCCCGCGCCACCTCATGCGCCTGCCGGAGTCGGCGTCGTACGAGACCGACGAGGCCCCCGACGTCGTCCTGGCCCGTGCCGCGAAGGTGATCCGCCGGCGGCGCTACCGGGTCGACCTGCTCGAGGGCTCGGACTCGGTCGCGGCCGAGCGCGGCCACCTGCGCGAGGCCGGCAACCTGGTCTTCCACCTCGCCGTCATCGTGGTGCTGGTGGGCGTCGCCGTCGGCAGCCTGTTCGGCTACAAGGGCGGCGTCATCCTGCTGGTCGGCAAGGACTACGGCTTCTCCAACACCCTCACCCAGTACGACGACTTCGCGCCCGGCAGCCTGTTCGACCCGTCGGTGATGGAGCCCTTCTCCTTCAAGATCACCGACTTCGACGTCGACTGGATCACCGATCCCGAGAGCCGCCGGGTCGGCATGGCCCGCAAGTTCGTCTCCCACCTCGACTACCGGACCGACGCGGACGCGGAGAGCCAGGAGTACGACCTCCGGGTCAACCACCCGCTGTCCATCGGCGGCACCGACGTCTTCCTCATCGGCCACGGCTACGCGCCCGTCCTCACCGTCCGCGACGGTGACGGCAACATCGCCCAGTCCGGGCCGTCGGTGTTCCTGCCGACCAACCCGCAGACCTTCGAGTCCTTCGGCGTGGTCAAGGCGCCCGACGCGAAGCCGACCCAGATCGGCCTCGAGGGCTCCTTCTACCCGACCTTCGGCGGCGCCCGCGGTCCCGACGGCGAGCTCATCCCGCCGGTCTCGGTGTTCGGCGACTCCCTCGACCCGCTGGTGTCGCTGTTCGTCTACACCGGCGACGTCGGGCTCGACGACGGCACCGGCTCGTCGGTCTACGTGCTCGACAAGGCGAAGACCACGCAGGTCATGAAGGACGACGGCCAGCCGCTCCGTCTCGACCTGCGACCCGGTGACACCATCGAGCTCCCGGACGGCCTCGGCTCCGTCACCTTCGACGGTCTCCAGCGGTGGAACAAGATCCAGGTCAGCCGGACCCCCGGCAAGATGGTCGCGCTGACCGGCGTCGTCCTGGCGCTGCTCGGCCTGCTCGGGTCGCTGTTCGTGCGGCCTCGACGGCTGTGGGTGCGTGCCCGCCGTCAGGAGGACGGGAGCACACTGGTGGAGGTCGCCCGGCTCGACCGGTCCTCCGCGGGTGACCCGGAGAACGGTCGCGACGAGCTCGCCGCGATCATCGCAGCACTCAGACAGGACCGAGAGGTGGCATCGTGA